In Flavobacterium endoglycinae, one DNA window encodes the following:
- a CDS encoding GNAT family N-acetyltransferase, which produces MIREITEMDYARLMEIWHSAVINTHDFLKEEDFLYYKEMLPVYFKHVALSGFEKDGVLVGFIGTSKENLEMLFIDNDFRGTGIGKKLTAFAITNLKVSKVDVNEQNTQALNFYKHLGFKIVKRSALDEKGKEYPILHMEL; this is translated from the coding sequence ATGATTAGAGAAATTACAGAGATGGATTATGCCAGATTAATGGAAATCTGGCATAGTGCGGTAATCAATACGCATGATTTTCTTAAAGAGGAAGATTTTTTATATTACAAGGAAATGCTTCCTGTCTACTTTAAACATGTTGCCTTATCTGGATTTGAGAAAGATGGAGTATTAGTCGGTTTTATAGGAACTTCAAAAGAAAATCTTGAAATGCTGTTTATTGATAATGATTTTCGAGGAACTGGAATAGGAAAAAAATTGACTGCATTCGCAATAACCAACTTAAAAGTAAGCAAAGTTGATGTGAATGAGCAGAATACGCAAGCACTTAACTTCTACAAACATCTAGGCTTTAAAATTGTAAAAAGATCAGCGCTAGATGAAAAAGGAAAAGAATATCCTATACTGCATATGGAATTATAA
- the ribB gene encoding 3,4-dihydroxy-2-butanone-4-phosphate synthase, protein MSTTKIQLNTIEEAIEDIRQGKVIIVVDDEDRENEGDFLAAAEKVTPEMINFMATHGRGLICTPLTESRCKELDLRAMVTNNTDHMETAFTVSVDLKGQGVTTGISAADRSKTVQSLVDPNTKPHDLARPGHIFPLIAKQGGVLRRTGHTEAAIDFARLAGFKPAGVICEILNEDGTMSRLPELIKVAKKFDLKLVSIEDLVAYRMQHDSLIVKKEDFDIETRFGTFRLRAYEQTTNKQIHIALTKGTWNLGEPILTRIHSSQVNNDLLGTLTNNAEQQLDDMFKVINENGKGAVIFINQDMTAVNLLNRISELKALQSQGTLKAPKVIIDSKDYGIGAQILHDIDISKIRLVSNTEQTKRVGMIGYGLEITEYVNY, encoded by the coding sequence ATGTCAACAACAAAAATACAACTGAACACCATTGAGGAAGCTATAGAAGATATTCGTCAAGGTAAAGTAATCATTGTAGTCGATGATGAAGATCGTGAAAATGAAGGTGATTTTTTGGCTGCTGCCGAAAAAGTAACTCCAGAAATGATCAACTTCATGGCGACTCACGGACGTGGATTAATCTGTACTCCGCTTACCGAAAGCCGTTGCAAAGAACTTGATTTACGTGCTATGGTAACCAACAATACAGATCATATGGAAACTGCTTTTACGGTTTCTGTAGATTTAAAAGGACAAGGTGTTACTACTGGTATTTCAGCCGCTGACAGATCTAAAACCGTACAGTCACTAGTTGACCCAAATACAAAACCACACGATTTAGCTCGTCCAGGACATATTTTCCCTTTAATTGCAAAACAAGGAGGTGTTTTAAGAAGAACCGGACATACTGAGGCTGCTATCGATTTTGCACGTTTGGCAGGATTTAAACCAGCAGGTGTAATCTGCGAAATTTTGAACGAAGACGGAACAATGTCTCGTTTACCAGAATTAATTAAAGTTGCTAAGAAATTCGATTTAAAATTGGTCTCTATCGAAGATTTAGTTGCTTATAGAATGCAGCACGATAGTTTGATTGTTAAAAAAGAAGATTTTGATATTGAAACTCGTTTCGGAACTTTCAGATTAAGAGCTTACGAACAGACTACAAATAAGCAAATTCATATCGCTTTAACAAAAGGAACTTGGAATCTTGGCGAACCAATCTTAACACGAATTCACTCTTCTCAAGTTAATAATGATTTATTAGGCACATTGACGAATAATGCTGAACAGCAGTTAGACGATATGTTTAAAGTGATTAACGAAAACGGAAAAGGTGCTGTTATTTTCATTAATCAAGATATGACGGCAGTTAATCTTTTAAACAGAATTTCTGAACTTAAAGCACTGCAATCACAAGGAACTTTAAAAGCACCTAAAGTAATTATTGATAGTAAAGATTACGGAATTGGGGCTCAAATCCTGCACGATATTGATATTTCTAAAATCAGATTGGTTTCAAATACAGAGCAAACCAAACGTGTAGGTATGATTGGTTATGGTCTTGAAATTACAGAATACGTTAATTATTAA
- a CDS encoding helix-turn-helix domain-containing protein: protein MKNKVKILREEKNMTQNELAEKSGLSLRTIQRVEAGHILKGFTLKKVAQTLETKPDNLFIKKENSTIERAKLINLSVLSGLIIPFGSVIFPLVLTHKTKDLLNKEFGKQIVGFQILLSLILSVSMIISPFVQSLFSLKFPLFLIPLIIILGLKLLIVIINGISLNQKKQLSIKLKTNFL from the coding sequence ATGAAGAATAAAGTCAAAATTTTGAGAGAAGAAAAAAATATGACTCAAAATGAGCTTGCCGAAAAATCAGGCCTTTCGCTGCGTACTATTCAGCGTGTTGAAGCCGGACATATTCTTAAAGGTTTTACGTTAAAAAAAGTAGCACAAACTTTAGAAACCAAACCTGATAACCTATTTATTAAAAAAGAAAACAGCACAATCGAAAGAGCAAAACTTATTAATCTTTCTGTTTTATCCGGACTTATTATCCCGTTCGGAAGCGTTATTTTTCCTTTGGTTTTAACTCATAAAACTAAGGATTTACTAAATAAAGAATTTGGAAAACAAATTGTAGGTTTTCAAATTCTCTTAAGTCTTATTCTTTCCGTTTCAATGATTATAAGTCCGTTTGTTCAAAGCCTATTTTCTCTGAAATTTCCGCTTTTCCTTATTCCTTTAATTATAATTTTAGGTTTAAAATTATTGATTGTTATTATAAATGGAATCAGTTTAAACCAAAAAAAACAATTGTCTATAAAGCTTAAAACCAATTTTTTATAA
- a CDS encoding LptF/LptG family permease, protein MKILDRYLLKTFLFTFTTVFVILFFIFILQTVWLFISELAGKDLDLILVVKFLLFSMPRIIPLVLPLSVLLASIMTFGNLAENYEFAAMKSSGISLQRAMRVLIIFIFLLSIVAFWFANNVIPYAEFKFVNFRKNIAQAKPAMAIAEGQFNDVGTYNIKVNKKSGENGNILTGVTIHEKANNIGENKTVIKAKDGELISNEKSSILKLVLNDGYYYQDVTPKKYEDRAKMPFIKAAFKKHIINIDLSELNKVDDSKESIAGTNAMLNVNELRYTLDSLNKNLENEIVSFSENINQRVGIRKPTFRPNANEKVKKKSLPNDLLSLYTNKQKSDVIKMASSNVTNNIYSVESTQKDLKDKQREINKHLTALYEKFVIAFACFLMFFIGAPLGAIIRKGGLGLPIVFAVLIFITFHFINTFGKRLSQEGGMTPFMGSWMSSFILSPLAILLTYRATNDNGLINFDAITTPISQLFQKISERFFPAQNKE, encoded by the coding sequence TTGAAAATTCTAGACAGATACTTATTAAAAACATTCTTATTTACATTTACTACGGTATTTGTAATCTTATTTTTCATATTCATACTTCAAACAGTATGGCTATTTATATCAGAACTAGCAGGTAAAGATCTCGACCTAATATTGGTCGTGAAATTCCTGCTTTTTTCTATGCCCCGTATTATACCGCTGGTTTTACCACTTTCGGTTCTTTTGGCTTCAATCATGACTTTCGGAAACTTAGCCGAGAACTACGAATTCGCTGCTATGAAATCATCTGGAATTTCGCTACAGCGTGCTATGCGGGTTTTAATCATTTTTATTTTCCTTTTAAGTATTGTGGCATTTTGGTTTGCCAACAATGTTATTCCGTATGCCGAATTTAAATTCGTAAACTTCCGAAAAAACATCGCTCAGGCAAAACCTGCTATGGCTATTGCCGAAGGACAATTTAATGATGTTGGAACTTACAACATTAAAGTCAACAAAAAGTCAGGTGAAAACGGTAATATTTTAACTGGAGTTACAATTCACGAAAAAGCCAATAATATAGGTGAAAACAAAACCGTAATTAAAGCAAAAGACGGAGAATTAATCAGTAACGAAAAATCTAGTATTTTGAAACTGGTATTAAATGACGGTTATTATTATCAGGATGTTACTCCAAAAAAATACGAAGACAGAGCGAAAATGCCTTTCATAAAAGCCGCTTTCAAAAAGCACATTATCAACATCGATTTATCAGAATTAAATAAAGTTGATGACAGTAAAGAAAGTATTGCAGGAACAAACGCCATGCTTAACGTTAATGAATTACGTTATACGCTGGATTCTTTAAATAAAAATCTGGAAAATGAAATTGTTTCTTTTTCAGAAAATATAAATCAGCGTGTGGGAATTAGAAAACCTACGTTCAGACCAAATGCAAACGAGAAAGTAAAGAAAAAATCACTCCCAAATGATCTTTTGTCTTTGTATACCAATAAACAAAAATCTGATGTCATAAAAATGGCAAGCAGTAACGTTACCAATAACATCTACTCAGTCGAATCTACTCAAAAAGATTTAAAAGACAAACAACGAGAAATCAACAAACACTTAACCGCATTATATGAAAAGTTTGTGATTGCATTTGCCTGCTTCTTAATGTTCTTTATTGGCGCACCTTTAGGAGCAATTATACGAAAAGGAGGACTTGGCTTACCTATCGTTTTTGCTGTCTTGATTTTCATTACATTCCATTTCATCAATACATTTGGTAAAAGATTATCACAGGAAGGAGGAATGACACCATTTATGGGATCATGGATGTCATCTTTTATATTATCTCCATTAGCCATATTATTAACCTATCGTGCCACAAACGATAATGGGTTAATCAATTTTGATGCGATAACAACCCCAATATCACAACTATTTCAAAAAATTTCTGAGCGGTTCTTCCCTGCTCAAAACAAAGAATAA
- a CDS encoding acyl-CoA thioesterase, protein MGTVEERIHKSETRIFKAVFPSTTNHYDTLFGGTALHLMDEVAFICATRFSRKKVVTISTGQIDFKKAIPAGTLIELVAKVISVGRTSCKIHVDIFMEQMYSELRETVVSGTFSFVAVDENKKPTPILDDLE, encoded by the coding sequence ATGGGAACAGTAGAAGAAAGAATTCACAAATCAGAAACTCGTATTTTTAAAGCGGTTTTTCCAAGCACAACAAACCATTACGATACTCTATTTGGAGGAACAGCACTACACCTTATGGATGAAGTTGCTTTTATATGTGCAACACGTTTCAGCCGTAAAAAAGTAGTTACAATTTCAACTGGCCAAATTGACTTTAAAAAAGCAATTCCAGCAGGAACTTTAATCGAATTAGTTGCAAAAGTAATCAGTGTGGGAAGAACAAGCTGCAAAATTCATGTTGATATTTTCATGGAACAGATGTATTCTGAACTTCGCGAAACAGTAGTCTCTGGGACTTTTTCATTTGTTGCTGTTGATGAAAACAAAAAACCAACGCCAATTTTAGACGATTTAGAATAA
- a CDS encoding pyridoxal phosphate-dependent decarboxylase family protein: MQNLLDNAPDVFVKSSTDDFYQDIFHENSGAEYANAIELVQKRVAGFLENTKTPFSGIKPDEIRNKVEAVNLDQPVQDYESLWDEIDEIYVNHATAYHLPEYIAHLNCPVVIPALAADVLISAINSSQDTYDQSAGGTFIERKLIAWTGEQIGYSTDCDGIFTGGGSQSNLMGLLLARDYFALKYLNWNIKLNGCPPDSSKFRIFVSEKSHFSNQKNASILGLGEQSIVQVVTDSRYRMDAEKLKQAIIEEKEKGNIPIAIVATAGTTDFGNIDPLSEISVLAREHELWMHVDAAYGCGLLLTDKYKHLLNGIEQADSVTIDYHKSFFQPICSSAFMVRNKQHLHIIKHHADYLNPKEQDYDELPAQINKSLVQSTRRFDALKLWCTLRYMGRTKLGQYTDTIIETTKQTAEILENANDFELLTDSDLSVLVFRYKLDGWPGDTCKMNLHIKKKMFFNGEVLVASTKVNGIFYLKFTILNPLTTIAHINNMLSIIKKHGNEYIFS; encoded by the coding sequence ATGCAAAACCTATTAGACAATGCCCCGGATGTCTTTGTTAAAAGCTCCACTGACGATTTTTACCAGGATATTTTTCATGAAAATTCAGGAGCAGAATATGCCAATGCAATAGAGTTAGTACAAAAACGTGTAGCTGGTTTTCTTGAAAACACAAAAACTCCTTTCAGCGGTATTAAACCTGATGAAATCAGAAATAAAGTCGAAGCTGTAAACTTAGATCAGCCGGTTCAGGATTATGAAAGCCTTTGGGATGAGATAGATGAAATTTATGTCAATCACGCAACTGCTTACCATTTACCAGAATATATAGCCCATTTAAACTGTCCTGTTGTGATTCCCGCTTTAGCTGCTGATGTATTGATAAGTGCTATTAACTCATCTCAGGATACATATGACCAAAGCGCAGGAGGAACATTTATAGAAAGAAAACTGATTGCCTGGACGGGTGAACAAATTGGATACAGCACAGATTGTGATGGTATTTTTACAGGAGGAGGCTCTCAAAGTAACCTTATGGGACTTCTTTTGGCAAGGGATTATTTTGCTTTAAAATATCTGAACTGGAATATCAAATTAAATGGCTGTCCTCCCGATTCAAGTAAGTTCAGAATTTTTGTTTCAGAGAAATCTCATTTCAGCAACCAAAAAAATGCTTCAATTCTGGGTCTTGGCGAACAATCTATTGTTCAAGTGGTTACAGACAGCCGTTACAGAATGGATGCCGAGAAATTAAAACAGGCTATTATTGAAGAAAAAGAAAAAGGCAACATTCCGATTGCTATTGTGGCCACAGCGGGTACAACAGATTTCGGTAATATAGATCCATTATCTGAAATTTCAGTTCTGGCAAGAGAACATGAATTATGGATGCATGTTGATGCAGCTTACGGTTGCGGATTATTGCTGACAGATAAATATAAACATCTGTTAAACGGCATCGAACAAGCTGATTCTGTTACAATTGATTATCATAAATCTTTCTTTCAGCCTATTTGCAGCAGTGCTTTTATGGTAAGAAACAAACAGCATCTTCACATTATAAAACATCATGCTGATTATTTAAATCCGAAAGAGCAGGATTATGATGAACTTCCGGCACAAATTAACAAATCTCTGGTGCAGAGCACACGCCGTTTTGATGCTTTAAAACTATGGTGCACACTACGTTATATGGGCAGAACTAAACTGGGTCAGTACACGGATACCATTATAGAAACTACCAAACAAACAGCTGAAATACTAGAAAACGCTAACGATTTTGAGCTTTTAACCGATTCAGATTTAAGTGTTTTGGTTTTTAGATATAAACTAGACGGCTGGCCTGGAGATACTTGTAAAATGAACTTACACATTAAAAAGAAAATGTTTTTTAATGGTGAAGTCTTAGTGGCAAGCACAAAAGTAAATGGCATTTTCTACCTGAAGTTCACCATTTTGAACCCTTTAACCACTATCGCACATATCAATAACATGCTTTCAATTATAAAAAAACACGGAAATGAATACATCTTCTCCTAA
- a CDS encoding Fe(II)-2OG oxygenase family protein, translating into MKSQSLIEDEILVKENYGYQIPTSPLIVEVTPQERNILSNVGTLLEKAFKSYENPDYIEALHLYSFQLLPERIARILSRFGTDFSADQYGAIIFRGLLEVDQDHLGPTPANWQSADYSKLNKYGFICSLLHGAVPSKPVQYYAQRKGGGILHAVIPDEKMAGTQTGSGSKTNLYVHTEDAFLLHQADFLSFLYLRNEERVPSTLYSVRSHGKVNKIMEKLFDPIYQCPKDANYQDEINDGPLASVLYGNKDLPFIRFDAAEQIFNEKAGQTPEALYNLTEFWNEAKELINSDYIPDSGDVIFVNNHLCAHGRSAFTAGQREENGIIVPCERRQMLRMMSKTSLIHIRSMTHTDDPYFVMEEHLGKVFGQD; encoded by the coding sequence ATGAAATCACAATCATTAATTGAAGATGAAATACTGGTAAAAGAGAACTATGGTTATCAAATTCCTACAAGCCCGCTGATAGTAGAGGTTACGCCTCAGGAAAGAAACATTTTATCTAATGTAGGAACCCTTCTCGAGAAGGCATTTAAAAGCTATGAAAATCCAGATTATATTGAGGCACTTCATCTTTATTCTTTCCAGCTTCTTCCAGAAAGAATCGCCAGAATCCTAAGCCGTTTTGGAACAGATTTCTCAGCAGACCAGTACGGAGCCATTATTTTTAGAGGTCTTCTGGAAGTTGATCAGGACCATCTAGGGCCGACACCTGCTAACTGGCAGAGCGCAGATTATTCAAAACTGAATAAATACGGTTTTATTTGTTCATTACTGCATGGCGCAGTTCCTTCTAAACCTGTTCAGTATTATGCGCAGCGAAAAGGAGGAGGAATTCTGCACGCTGTTATCCCAGATGAAAAAATGGCGGGTACCCAGACAGGTTCTGGTTCAAAAACTAATTTATATGTTCATACTGAAGATGCATTTTTACTGCACCAGGCTGATTTTTTAAGCTTTCTTTATCTGCGTAATGAAGAAAGAGTTCCTTCTACACTTTACTCTGTACGATCACACGGAAAGGTAAATAAAATAATGGAAAAACTTTTCGATCCTATTTATCAGTGCCCTAAAGATGCTAACTATCAGGATGAAATTAATGATGGTCCGCTGGCTTCTGTTTTATATGGAAATAAAGACCTGCCTTTTATTAGATTTGATGCCGCAGAGCAGATATTTAATGAAAAAGCAGGGCAGACACCGGAAGCTCTTTACAATTTAACCGAATTCTGGAATGAAGCCAAAGAGTTGATTAACAGTGATTACATTCCGGATTCAGGAGACGTTATATTTGTCAATAATCACTTGTGTGCCCATGGAAGAAGTGCTTTTACAGCAGGTCAGAGAGAAGAAAATGGAATAATTGTTCCGTGTGAAAGAAGACAAATGCTCAGAATGATGAGTAAAACAAGTTTAATTCATATAAGATCGATGACCCACACCGATGATCCGTATTTTGTTATGGAGGAACATCTGGGAAAAGTTTTTGGTCAAGATTAG
- a CDS encoding cyclic nucleotide-binding domain-containing protein, whose product MTVTGPGVRIPLSPLEAKKETFQSLQKRLKFTENPAIKQGFFFYILKRNIDLIKNSPEQYYLLIIPEYGTALNHIPLKNIASYLGIPQQALSRIRQRIFKPGFIVLYLLVWKFVL is encoded by the coding sequence TTGACTGTAACAGGTCCGGGGGTTCGAATCCCTCTTTCTCCGCTGGAAGCTAAAAAAGAGACTTTTCAAAGTTTACAAAAAAGGCTAAAATTCACGGAAAACCCTGCAATCAAGCAGGGTTTTTTCTTTTATATATTAAAAAGAAATATCGACTTAATTAAAAATTCTCCCGAGCAGTATTATCTGCTGATTATTCCTGAATATGGCACCGCTTTAAACCATATTCCCCTAAAAAATATTGCTTCCTATCTGGGCATTCCCCAGCAAGCATTAAGCAGGATACGCCAGCGCATTTTTAAACCTGGATTCATTGTTTTATATTTGTTGGTTTGGAAGTTTGTACTTTAA
- a CDS encoding GNAT family N-acetyltransferase → MNTSSPKEIAQEAVNITFTILLNCCVRELGNSSFYEGVPKYDPVLKSYMSKHNHKLHLKLDFPVDQVEVYAPIRYRSETFRHLYDFPVMERDLTSETIKEIDADRLLELITAHVRQQYPLADSKNVKKRMQLSTEKIAQFLEHFQTSGQQFNKPEMTFIEAEQLFPAGHLLHPLTKGREGFTESEVLKYAPETGGHFQLYYFLIHPDLVIEKSVDAILPSDFAKKTVLEANSSDKKLHDLLEQYPDWKVIPVHPWEASHFKSQTVFDTLVKENLLIDLGEFGKEFTATSSVRTVYNEESDYMYKFSLHVKITGAERINHYHELYRGYEVSRLMQTVWGDNVRKSYPEIELICDPGFISVSYNGNVLDSFSTSVRYNPFKIAAGEKENNVCLLASLCQDSVLGNPSRMYNVIEKASEQTGLSLEKTSELWFKKYIDIIVGGVVKMFNEQGMFCEWHQQNTLVQLDAGFMPEKLFFRDNQSFLFRKPFEEQLNEIVPGLAENGKMFIPDDRLYNLLLHYFWVGNILAVVNTFGTSELADEKNLLNILYDTLEDLQKQDKSGLVTFILESRYWKVKGNLLTALNDIDCGGNPAGVTRINFPNVLHKRFFSEQLINPKGKELVYNRYFPKEDVTISLRPLDLENDLEMLHEWFHRDHAKANWKMDWPLRELETYYRTLLPGDGLYSYIGMANGEPTFNIEVYWPTRDVLGDYYDVLPTDYGTHQFIAPTDPKQKYVSPSTQCMIDYVFAQSETGRMVGEGSVDSRASMMNKAFHGFKIDKVIEMPHKTSNLNFCYREWYWEKFPQNKDININSEAEHNLINQ, encoded by the coding sequence ATGAATACATCTTCTCCTAAAGAGATTGCTCAGGAAGCAGTCAATATAACGTTTACCATTTTACTTAACTGCTGTGTGCGTGAACTAGGCAACAGTAGTTTTTATGAAGGAGTGCCTAAATACGATCCTGTACTTAAATCGTACATGTCAAAGCACAATCATAAACTTCATCTAAAACTGGACTTTCCAGTTGATCAGGTTGAAGTCTATGCACCAATACGTTACAGATCTGAAACCTTCAGACATTTGTATGACTTTCCGGTAATGGAACGCGATCTTACGAGTGAAACCATAAAAGAAATAGATGCTGACCGTTTATTAGAATTAATTACAGCTCATGTAAGACAGCAGTATCCGCTTGCAGATTCTAAAAATGTAAAAAAGAGAATGCAGCTGAGTACCGAGAAAATAGCGCAGTTCTTAGAACATTTTCAAACTTCGGGACAGCAGTTTAATAAACCGGAAATGACGTTTATCGAAGCCGAACAATTATTTCCGGCAGGTCATTTACTTCATCCACTTACCAAAGGTCGTGAAGGATTTACAGAATCAGAAGTTTTAAAATATGCTCCTGAAACTGGCGGTCATTTCCAGTTGTATTATTTTTTAATACATCCTGATCTGGTTATCGAAAAATCTGTAGATGCTATTCTTCCTTCTGATTTTGCAAAAAAAACAGTATTAGAAGCAAACAGCAGCGATAAAAAACTACACGATTTACTGGAGCAATATCCTGATTGGAAAGTGATTCCGGTTCATCCGTGGGAAGCTTCTCATTTTAAATCCCAAACTGTATTTGATACTCTGGTAAAAGAAAACCTGCTTATCGATTTAGGTGAATTTGGAAAAGAATTTACAGCAACCTCATCGGTAAGAACAGTATATAATGAAGAAAGCGATTATATGTATAAGTTTTCTCTTCATGTAAAAATTACTGGAGCAGAACGCATTAATCATTATCATGAACTTTACAGAGGTTATGAAGTATCGCGCTTAATGCAGACAGTCTGGGGAGACAATGTAAGGAAATCGTATCCAGAGATTGAACTGATCTGCGATCCGGGCTTTATATCAGTATCTTATAATGGAAATGTACTCGACAGTTTTTCTACCAGTGTGCGTTACAATCCATTTAAAATTGCTGCAGGCGAAAAGGAAAACAATGTTTGTTTATTGGCTTCTTTATGTCAGGACAGCGTATTGGGAAATCCTTCAAGAATGTACAACGTCATTGAAAAAGCTTCAGAGCAAACTGGATTATCTCTGGAAAAAACCAGTGAACTTTGGTTCAAAAAATATATAGACATTATAGTTGGCGGTGTAGTAAAAATGTTCAATGAGCAGGGAATGTTCTGCGAATGGCATCAGCAAAATACACTTGTACAATTGGATGCAGGGTTCATGCCTGAAAAACTATTTTTCCGTGATAATCAAAGTTTTTTATTCAGAAAACCTTTTGAAGAACAGCTAAATGAAATCGTACCCGGTTTAGCAGAAAATGGAAAAATGTTTATCCCAGACGATCGTTTATACAATTTATTGCTTCATTATTTCTGGGTTGGCAATATACTGGCCGTTGTAAATACTTTCGGCACCAGCGAGCTTGCAGATGAAAAAAATCTCCTAAACATTTTATATGACACTTTAGAAGATTTACAAAAACAAGACAAAAGCGGTCTGGTTACCTTTATTCTCGAAAGCAGATATTGGAAAGTTAAAGGCAATTTACTGACTGCACTAAATGATATTGACTGCGGCGGTAATCCTGCCGGTGTTACGCGTATCAACTTCCCTAATGTTTTACACAAACGCTTTTTCTCTGAGCAATTGATAAATCCAAAAGGAAAAGAATTGGTTTACAACCGTTATTTCCCTAAAGAAGATGTGACGATTAGTCTGCGTCCTCTTGATTTAGAAAATGACTTAGAAATGCTGCATGAATGGTTTCATCGTGACCATGCCAAAGCCAACTGGAAAATGGACTGGCCTTTACGCGAATTGGAAACATATTACAGAACGCTGCTTCCGGGTGACGGCTTGTACAGCTACATAGGAATGGCTAACGGAGAACCGACTTTTAATATTGAAGTCTACTGGCCTACCCGCGATGTATTGGGTGATTATTATGATGTGCTGCCTACGGATTATGGAACGCATCAATTTATTGCACCGACAGATCCGAAGCAAAAATATGTTTCTCCATCAACACAATGTATGATCGATTATGTATTCGCTCAATCTGAAACGGGCAGAATGGTTGGTGAAGGTTCTGTTGATTCCAGAGCTTCGATGATGAACAAAGCTTTTCATGGCTTTAAAATCGATAAAGTGATCGAAATGCCGCATAAAACCTCAAATCTTAATTTCTGCTATCGCGAATGGTATTGGGAAAAATTCCCTCAGAATAAAGACATTAACATAAACTCAGAAGCAGAACATAATCTTATAAACCAATAA
- a CDS encoding nitroreductase family protein, giving the protein MNISTKPSKIKVSDFTDRHNISKIIRTRRSVYADEFIKQNIPDELLNEILTNATYAPTHKMTEPWRFIVFKDGYLKQLGSFLADYYKDFYFEKFATEEAFEKYNLLKEYPLNSACVIGVIMVRNTKINLPEWEEVAAVSSAVQNIALSCTAHDIGSYWSTSAGAVDYLKQFGLAENEQSLGLIYVGYYPEDLEPSKKKRTPISNKVTYHQ; this is encoded by the coding sequence ATGAATATTAGCACTAAACCTAGTAAAATCAAGGTGTCCGATTTTACAGATAGACACAATATTTCAAAAATCATTCGAACAAGGCGGAGTGTTTATGCTGATGAATTCATAAAGCAAAACATACCCGACGAATTATTAAATGAAATCTTGACAAACGCGACTTATGCACCTACGCATAAAATGACGGAGCCATGGCGATTTATCGTTTTTAAGGATGGTTACTTAAAACAGCTTGGCTCTTTTCTGGCGGATTATTACAAAGACTTTTATTTTGAAAAGTTTGCTACCGAAGAAGCTTTTGAAAAGTATAATCTGCTGAAAGAATATCCGCTTAATTCGGCTTGTGTTATTGGTGTAATAATGGTTCGCAATACCAAAATTAATCTGCCCGAATGGGAAGAAGTCGCCGCCGTTTCCTCTGCTGTTCAGAACATAGCCCTCTCCTGCACTGCCCACGATATTGGCAGTTATTGGAGTACCTCAGCAGGTGCAGTTGATTACTTAAAGCAATTTGGTCTGGCCGAAAACGAGCAGTCTCTCGGTTTAATTTATGTAGGCTATTATCCTGAGGATCTTGAACCTTCCAAAAAAAAGAGAACCCCGATTTCTAACAAAGTAACGTATCACCAATAA